One window from the genome of Metabacillus flavus encodes:
- the greA gene encoding transcription elongation factor GreA, with product MAVEKEFPMTKEGKEKLEQELEYMKTVRRKEVVERIKIARSFGDLSENSEYDSAKEEQAFVEGRITTLENMIRNAKIIVEDTSNSNSVALGKTVTFQELPNGEEESYAIVGSAEADPFEGKISNDSPIAKSLLGKQVGDEVTVQTPGGEMQVKIVKIK from the coding sequence ATGGCAGTAGAGAAAGAATTTCCGATGACGAAAGAAGGAAAAGAAAAGCTCGAACAAGAATTGGAGTACATGAAAACTGTACGTCGTAAAGAAGTAGTCGAGCGGATTAAAATTGCGCGCAGTTTCGGTGATCTTTCTGAAAACTCCGAGTATGATTCCGCTAAAGAAGAGCAGGCGTTTGTTGAAGGAAGAATTACAACGCTTGAAAACATGATCCGCAATGCGAAAATCATTGTAGAGGATACATCGAATTCTAATTCAGTAGCACTTGGAAAAACGGTTACGTTCCAAGAGCTTCCGAATGGAGAAGAAGAATCTTATGCAATTGTTGGAAGTGCGGAAGCAGATCCTTTTGAAGGAAAAATTTCCAATGACTCTCCAATCGCTAAAAGTCTTCTTGGAAAACAAGTGGGCGATGAAGTAACTGTACAGACACCAGGCGGTGAAATGCAGGTTAAAATTGTAAAAATTAAATAA
- the udk gene encoding uridine kinase, with protein sequence MGKKPVVIGVAGGSGSGKTSVTKAIYEHFKGHSIMMLEQDYYYKDQSHLPYEERLNTNYDHPLAFDNNLLIDHLKKLLHYEKIEKPVYDYKIHTRSEEIIEVEPKDVIILEGILILEDERLRDLMDIKMYVDTDADIRIIRRILRDIKERGRSIDSVIEQYVSVVRPMHNQFIEPTKRYADIIIPEGGQNHVAIDLMVTKIQTILEQNAIL encoded by the coding sequence ATGGGAAAAAAACCCGTTGTGATAGGGGTTGCCGGAGGATCCGGCTCAGGAAAAACAAGTGTAACGAAAGCAATTTACGAGCATTTTAAAGGGCATTCCATTATGATGCTTGAACAGGATTATTATTACAAGGATCAGAGTCATCTTCCATATGAAGAGCGGCTCAATACCAATTACGATCATCCGCTGGCTTTTGATAACAATCTTCTGATTGACCATTTGAAGAAGCTTCTTCACTATGAAAAGATTGAAAAACCGGTGTATGATTATAAAATTCATACTAGATCTGAAGAAATTATTGAGGTAGAGCCGAAGGATGTCATCATTCTTGAAGGAATTCTCATTTTGGAAGATGAACGTCTTCGAGATCTTATGGATATTAAAATGTATGTGGATACCGACGCGGACATTCGGATTATCCGCCGCATCCTCCGGGATATTAAGGAGCGGGGACGTTCCATTGACTCGGTTATTGAGCAATATGTGTCCGTTGTAAGGCCGATGCACAACCAGTTCATCGAGCCTACAAAGCGCTATGCAGATATTATTATCCCTGAAGGCGGCCAAAATCACGTGGCAATCGATTTAATGGTAACAAAAATTCAAACAATTCTTGAACAAAACGCTATTTTGTAA
- a CDS encoding peptidase U32 family protein, with amino-acid sequence MDAVKDSISKIVNGKRVITKKPELLAPAGNLEKLKIAVRYGADAVFIGGREYGLRSNADNFSQEEMAEGVQFANQYNAKIYVTTNIFAHNENMDGLADYLKGLEEAGVTGIIVADPLIIETCKTAAPKLEIHLSTQQSLSNWKAVQFWKEEGLERVVLARETSGDEIREMKEKVDIEIETFIHGAMCIAYSGRCTLSNHMTARDSNRGGCCQSCRWDYDLYKQEDGEETPLFGDSDSPFAMSPKDLKLVESIPRMIEMGIDSLKIEGRMKSIHYIATVVSVYRKVIDAYCADPDNFVIQQEWLEELDKCANRDTAPAFFEGVPGHKEQMFGLHGKKTAYDFVGMVLGYDPESRTVTLQQRNYFKPGDEVEFFGPELENFRTVIEAVYDEEGKELDAARHPLQTVTFKLDRPVYPYNMMRKGF; translated from the coding sequence ATGGACGCCGTAAAAGATTCTATTTCCAAGATCGTTAACGGAAAACGGGTCATTACTAAAAAGCCTGAACTTCTGGCACCGGCCGGAAACCTGGAAAAATTAAAAATTGCTGTCCGTTATGGAGCAGATGCCGTTTTTATCGGGGGACGCGAATATGGACTTCGTTCAAATGCCGATAATTTCTCACAGGAAGAAATGGCAGAAGGCGTACAGTTTGCCAATCAGTACAATGCCAAAATTTATGTGACAACGAATATTTTTGCTCACAATGAAAATATGGACGGACTTGCCGATTATCTAAAAGGACTTGAAGAAGCAGGGGTTACAGGAATTATCGTTGCTGATCCGCTCATTATTGAGACATGTAAAACAGCTGCGCCAAAGCTTGAAATTCACCTGAGCACCCAGCAATCCTTATCCAACTGGAAGGCTGTTCAGTTTTGGAAGGAAGAAGGCCTTGAGCGGGTTGTTTTGGCACGTGAAACAAGCGGAGATGAAATTCGCGAAATGAAGGAAAAAGTGGACATCGAAATCGAAACATTTATTCACGGGGCGATGTGTATTGCTTATTCCGGACGCTGTACCCTTTCTAATCATATGACAGCCCGCGACTCGAACCGAGGCGGGTGCTGCCAATCCTGCCGCTGGGATTATGATCTTTATAAACAGGAAGATGGAGAGGAAACTCCTTTGTTCGGAGACAGCGATTCGCCATTTGCCATGAGTCCAAAAGATCTTAAATTAGTGGAGTCCATTCCAAGAATGATTGAAATGGGGATTGACAGCCTGAAAATTGAAGGCCGCATGAAATCCATTCACTATATTGCAACTGTAGTCAGCGTTTATCGCAAAGTGATAGATGCCTATTGTGCGGATCCGGACAACTTTGTCATTCAGCAGGAATGGCTGGAAGAGCTTGATAAATGTGCGAACCGTGATACAGCACCTGCCTTTTTTGAAGGAGTGCCGGGGCACAAAGAGCAAATGTTTGGTTTACATGGGAAAAAGACAGCATATGATTTCGTCGGAATGGTTTTGGGCTACGATCCCGAATCCAGGACGGTAACCTTGCAGCAGCGGAATTATTTTAAGCCGGGAGATGAAGTTGAATTTTTCGGACCTGAGCTTGAGAACTTCCGGACTGTGATTGAAGCGGTATATGATGAAGAAGGCAAAGAATTGGATGCTGCACGGCACCCTCTTCAAACGGTGACATTTAAATTGGACCGGCCGGTTTATCCTTACAACATGATGCGAAAGGGGTTCTAG